The Cucumis melo cultivar AY chromosome 5, USDA_Cmelo_AY_1.0, whole genome shotgun sequence genome has a segment encoding these proteins:
- the LOC103498720 gene encoding thermospermine synthase ACAULIS5-like yields MFSSFCSALSVLFIPNSSSLPLDHIHQLPQWFEEELEDDLKWSFAVNRVLHATTSEFQDIVLLDTKRFGKALLLDGKLQSAEKDEFIYHESLVHPALLLHHNPKTVFIMGGGEGSTARETLKHKSIEKVVMCDIDRDVVNFCRAHLKENQDAFQDEKLHIIFDDAKAGLEGRAEKFDVIIGDLSDPHEGGPCNHLYTKSFYEDVIKPKLSDNGIFVTQAGPAGILSHKVFSSIYNTVKHVFKYVIAYTAHVPSYADSCGWVLASDHPIRLDKEDLNNKIHERVRGELRYLDGAFIVSSTVINKTIRTLMMNETHVFTEEDARFAHGRGLVGNA; encoded by the exons ATGTTTTCTTCCTTCTGCTCTGCCCTTTCGGTTCTCTTTATTCCCAACTCCTCTTCTCTCCCTCTTGATCATATTCACCAACTCCCTCAATGGTTCGAGGAAGAACTCGAGGATGATCTCAAATGGTCCTTTGCCGTCAACAG GGTACTTCATGCAACCACTAGCGAGTTCCAAGATATAGTTCTGTTGGATACCAAGCGATTTGGGAAG GCTTTATTGCTTGATGGGAAGCTGCAAAGTGCTGAAAAAGATGAATTCATCTATCATGAGTCCTTGGTTCATCCTGCTCTGCTATTGCATCATAA TCCCAAAACAGTGTTTATAATGGGAGGTGGAGAAGGGTCTACTGCTCGAGAGACACTAAAGCATaaaagtattgagaaagttgtCATGTGCGATATTGATAGG GATGTTGTCAATTTCTGCCGCGCACACCTAAAAGAAAACCAAGATGCATTTCAGGACGAGAAGCTTCATATTATTTTTGACGATGCAAA GGCTGGATTGGAGGGACGAGCAGAGAAGTTCGATGTAATCATTGGTGATTTATCAGATCCACATGAAGGAGGACCATGCAACCATCTGTACACTAAATCCTTCTATGAGGACGTCATTAAGCCCAAGCTCAGTGACAATGGTATATTTGTTACTCAG GCCGGCCCTGCTGGTATTCTCTCCCACAAGGTCTTCTCATCAATATACAACACCGTAAAGCATGTCTTCAAAT ATGTGATTGCATATACCGCTCATGTTCCATCCTACGCCGATTCATGTGGATGGGTTTTG GCTTCTGATCATCCTATTAGACTGGACAAGGAGGATCTCAACAATAAGATTCATGAGAGAGTCCGAGGCGAGCTACGCTACTTGGATGGTGCATTCATCGTATCGTCAACAGTCATAAACAAGACCATCCGTACATT GATGATGAATGAGACTCATGTGTTCACTGAGGAAGATGCAAGGTTCGCACATGGGCGAGGGCTGGTTGGAAACGCCTAG
- the LOC103498727 gene encoding 40S ribosomal protein S3-2 isoform X1, with the protein MATQMSKKRKFVADGVFFAELNEVLTRELAEDGYSGVEVRVTPMRTEIIIRATRTQNVLGEKGRRIRELTSVVQKRFKFPENSVELYAEKVNNRGLCAIAQAESLRYKLLGGLAVRRACYGVLRFVMESGAKGCEVIVSGKLRAQRAKSMKFKDGYMISSGQPVRDYIDSAVRHVLLRQGVLGIKVKIMLDWDPKGKQGPTTPLPDVVTIHSPKEEEEIVHRPPAVLTADIEVPVAVPPVPVA; encoded by the exons ATGGCGACCCAGATGAGTAAGAAGAGAAAG TTCGTAGCCGATGGAGTGTTTTTTGCCGAGTTAAACGAGGTTTTGACCCGAGAGTTGGCAGAGGATGGGTACTCCGGTGTCGAGGTTAGAGTTACTCCTATGCGCACTGAGATCATCATCCGAGCCACCCGCACCCAAAACGTTCTCG GTGAAAAAGGTAGGAGGATTAGGGAGCTAACCTCTGTTGTGCAGAAGCGGTTCAAGTTTCCGGAGAACAGTGTTGAGCTTTATGCCGAGAAAGTTAACAATAGAGGGCTTTGTGCCATTGCCCAAGCCGAGTCACTTCGTTATAAGCTACTTGGTGGCCTTGCTGTTCGTAG GGCATGCTATGGTGTTCTGAGATTCGTCATGGAAAGTGGAGCGAAGGGTTGTGAG GTGATTGTTAGTGGAAAACTCAGGGCACAGCGTGCAAAATCTATGAAGTTCAAAGATGGATATATGATCTCTTCGGGTCAACCAGTCAGAGATTATATTGACTCGGCTGTTAGACATGTTCTTCTCAGACAG GGAGTTCTTGGTATTAAAGTTAAGATCATGCTTGATTGGGATCCTAAGGGCAAGCAAGGCCCTACCACCCCTCTTCCTGATGTCGTCACAATCCACTCTCccaaggaggaagaagaaatcGTCCATAGACCACCAGCAGTTTTGACCGCTGATATTGAGGTTCCAGTAGCAGTACCACCAGTACCAGTAGCTTGA
- the LOC103498727 gene encoding 40S ribosomal protein S3-2 isoform X2 yields MATQMSKKRKVTDGVFFAELNEVLTRELAEDGYSGVEVRVTPMRTEIIIRATRTQNVLGEKGRRIRELTSVVQKRFKFPENSVELYAEKVNNRGLCAIAQAESLRYKLLGGLAVRRACYGVLRFVMESGAKGCEVIVSGKLRAQRAKSMKFKDGYMISSGQPVRDYIDSAVRHVLLRQGVLGIKVKIMLDWDPKGKQGPTTPLPDVVTIHSPKEEEEIVHRPPAVLTADIEVPVAVPPVPVA; encoded by the exons ATGGCGACCCAGATGAGTAAGAAGAGAAAGGTCA CCGATGGAGTGTTTTTTGCCGAGTTAAACGAGGTTTTGACCCGAGAGTTGGCAGAGGATGGGTACTCCGGTGTCGAGGTTAGAGTTACTCCTATGCGCACTGAGATCATCATCCGAGCCACCCGCACCCAAAACGTTCTCG GTGAAAAAGGTAGGAGGATTAGGGAGCTAACCTCTGTTGTGCAGAAGCGGTTCAAGTTTCCGGAGAACAGTGTTGAGCTTTATGCCGAGAAAGTTAACAATAGAGGGCTTTGTGCCATTGCCCAAGCCGAGTCACTTCGTTATAAGCTACTTGGTGGCCTTGCTGTTCGTAG GGCATGCTATGGTGTTCTGAGATTCGTCATGGAAAGTGGAGCGAAGGGTTGTGAG GTGATTGTTAGTGGAAAACTCAGGGCACAGCGTGCAAAATCTATGAAGTTCAAAGATGGATATATGATCTCTTCGGGTCAACCAGTCAGAGATTATATTGACTCGGCTGTTAGACATGTTCTTCTCAGACAG GGAGTTCTTGGTATTAAAGTTAAGATCATGCTTGATTGGGATCCTAAGGGCAAGCAAGGCCCTACCACCCCTCTTCCTGATGTCGTCACAATCCACTCTCccaaggaggaagaagaaatcGTCCATAGACCACCAGCAGTTTTGACCGCTGATATTGAGGTTCCAGTAGCAGTACCACCAGTACCAGTAGCTTGA
- the LOC103498734 gene encoding uncharacterized protein LOC103498734 isoform X1 gives MLPVLAFSPSHFYSNEFLCHNMRPLIYSIYNFLLSLFGAIIRYFFRIQVHYGTVDSVLQTKGQESEFQAKAEYNSSKYQLEPTTQIHGFIQESETTTCFVQEFCFTASPSSLDKQTPDRDFECYSRKYLCESDAGVKLEILNSEEGLEKLDEHEGLVSNIDAPIPADVEKFGLDCPEVETLVEDGSFLFSDSDSESPSFDEEYVEIELELKPRLDVSNNAKVLPVNDWSEEENQDYLVELTETEKVEKGMEFFDQQQQQEEEGEEEFLQEHQDLINQLKIELRNSRTGGLPTVQEEEDEGEAGSMCPTTVETLKPLKKDQNFELKQHFREIQKVYKTYTEKMRKLDISNIQTNYAIGLVKLKDPNGSMDGKKSGLKSVFPLKLRPRRGDVKGCPILTRDLKRDMEMVYVGHLCLSWELLHWQHRKATELQQNDSREVSQFTRVANEFQLFSILIQRFIEDEQFCGPRIDNYARNRLFIRSLLQVPAIRVDCVNDKKQRGKEDESTISTAALVSIIEDSMQVFREFLRADKFVKNSTIKCAQVQLNAQRMMMEIRNGLQKKERRLKEIMRSGNCIAKKFKRIGEEEGRVKNELLIAEVELKLVSRVVSMSRLTESQLIWCHKKLHQINFVNRKVVIEPSFSLFPC, from the exons ATGCTTCCAGTTCTTGCCTTTTCCCCATCCCATTTTTATTCAAATGAGTTTTTATGCCATAACATGCGTCCTCTCATATATTCCATCTACAATTTTCTGCTTTCTCTGTTTGGAGCAATAATCAGATATTTTTTCAG AATTCAGGTTCACTATGGAACTGTTGATTCTGTTCTTCAAACTAAAGGCCAAGAAAGTGAATTTCAAGCAAAGGCTGAATACAATTCAAGCAAATATCAGTTGGAACCTACCACACAAATCCATGGATTCATCCAAGAATCTGAAACTACCACCTGTTTTGTCCAAGAATTCTGCTTTACCGCTTCACCTTCTTCTTTGGATAAGCAAACTCCTGATCGTGATTTTGAATGTTACAGCAGAAAATATTTATGTGAAAGTGATGCTGGGGTGAAACTTGAAATATTGAACTCTGAAGAGGGTTTAGAAAAGTTAGATGAACACGAGGGTTTAGTTTCCAATATAGATGCCCCGATTCCTGCGGATGTGGAGAAATTTGGCCTTGATTGTCCCGAGGTTGAAACCCTAGTGGAAGATGGTTCCTTTCTTTTTTCAGATTCAGACTCTGAATCTCCAAGTTTTGATGAAGAGTACGTAGAAATAGAATTAGAATTAAAACCACGTTTAGATGTCTCAAATAATGCCAAAGTTTTGCCTGTAAATGATTGGAGCGAGGAGGAGAATCAAGATTATTTGGTAGAACTGACAGAAACAGAAAAGGTTGAGAAGGGGATGGAATTTTTTGATCAGCAGCAGCagcaagaagaagaaggagaagaggaATTCTTGCAAGAGCACCAAGATTTGATAAACCAACTCAAGATAGAGCTAAGAAACTCGAGAACAGGAGGGCTTCCAACCgtacaagaagaagaagatgagggaGAGGCAGGATCCATGTGTCCCACAACGGTTGAAACTCTAAAACCTCTAAAAAAGGATCAAAATTTTGAACTCAAACAACATTTCAGAGAGATCCAAAAGGTGTACAAGACTTATACAGAGAAAATGCGAAAGCTTGACATCTCCAATATCCAAACAAATTACGCAATTG GTTTAGTTAAGTTGAAAGATCCAAATGGTTCAATGGATGGAAAGAAATCTGGTCTTAAATCTGTGTTTCCCCTCAAGTTAAGGCCAAGGAGAGGAGATGTTAAGGGCTGTCCAATATTAACGAGAGACTTAAAGAGGGACATGGAAATGGTGTATGTTGGACATCTTTGCCTTTCTTGGGAACTTCTGCATTGGCAGCACAGGAAAGCCACTGAGTTGCAACAGAATGACTCTCGAGAGGTTTCTCAGTTCACTCGAGTTGCCAATGAATTTCAACTCTTTTCCATCCTCATTCAAAGATTCATTGAAGATGAACAGTTTTGCGGCCCTCGAATCGACAACTATGCCAGAAACCGACTTTTCATCCGTAGTCTCCTTCAAGTTCCCGCCATAAGAG TGGATTGTGTAAATGACAAAAAGCAACGAGGCAAAGAAGATGAAAGTACCATCTCAACTGCAGCTCTAGTGTCAATCATTGAAGATTCAATGCAGGTTTTTCGGGAATTTCTACGCGCAGATAAATTCGTCAAGAATTCAACGATCAAGTGTGCTCAAGTACAACTTAATGCACAACGGATGATGATGGAAATAAGAAATGGTCTGCAGAAG AAGGAGAGAAGGCTAAAAGAGATAATGAGAAGTGGGAATTGTATAGCAAAGAAGTTTAAAAGGATTGGTGAAGAAGAAGGGAGGGTGAAGAATGAATTGTTGATAGCGgaggttgaattgaaattggtATCAAGGGTTGTGAGTATGTCAAGACTAACTGAGAGCCAATTGATTTGGTGTCATAAAAAACTACATCAAATCAATTTTGTGAATAGAAAGGTTGTTATAGAACCATCGTTTTCTCTTTTCCCATGTTGA
- the LOC103498734 gene encoding uncharacterized protein LOC103498734 isoform X2, with protein sequence MLPVLAFSPSHFYSNEFLCHNMRPLIYSIYNFLLSLFGAIIRYFFRIQVHYGTVDSVLQTKGQESEFQAKAEYNSSKYQLEPTTQIHGFIQESETTTCFVQEFCFTASPSSLDKQTPDRDFECYSRKYLCESDAGVKLEILNSEEGLEKLDEHEGLVSNIDAPIPADVEKFGLDCPEVETLVEDGSFLFSDSDSESPSFDEEYVEIELELKPRLDVSNNAKVLPVNDWSEEENQDYLVELTETEKVEKGMEFFDQQQQQEEEGEEEFLQEHQDLINQLKIELRNSRTGGLPTVQEEEDEGEAGSMCPTTVETLKPLKKDQNFELKQHFREIQKVYKTYTEKMRKLDISNIQTNYAIGLVKLKDPNGSMDGKKSGLKSVFPLKLRPRRGDVKGCPILTRDLKRDMEMVYVGHLCLSWELLHWQHRKATELQQNDSREVSQFTRVANEFQLFSILIQRFIEDEQFCGPRIDNYARNRLFIRSLLQVPAIRVDCVNDKKQRGKEDESTISTAALVSIIEDSMQVFREFLRADKFVKNSTIKCAQVQLNAQRMMMEIRNEGEKAKRDNEKWELYSKEV encoded by the exons ATGCTTCCAGTTCTTGCCTTTTCCCCATCCCATTTTTATTCAAATGAGTTTTTATGCCATAACATGCGTCCTCTCATATATTCCATCTACAATTTTCTGCTTTCTCTGTTTGGAGCAATAATCAGATATTTTTTCAG AATTCAGGTTCACTATGGAACTGTTGATTCTGTTCTTCAAACTAAAGGCCAAGAAAGTGAATTTCAAGCAAAGGCTGAATACAATTCAAGCAAATATCAGTTGGAACCTACCACACAAATCCATGGATTCATCCAAGAATCTGAAACTACCACCTGTTTTGTCCAAGAATTCTGCTTTACCGCTTCACCTTCTTCTTTGGATAAGCAAACTCCTGATCGTGATTTTGAATGTTACAGCAGAAAATATTTATGTGAAAGTGATGCTGGGGTGAAACTTGAAATATTGAACTCTGAAGAGGGTTTAGAAAAGTTAGATGAACACGAGGGTTTAGTTTCCAATATAGATGCCCCGATTCCTGCGGATGTGGAGAAATTTGGCCTTGATTGTCCCGAGGTTGAAACCCTAGTGGAAGATGGTTCCTTTCTTTTTTCAGATTCAGACTCTGAATCTCCAAGTTTTGATGAAGAGTACGTAGAAATAGAATTAGAATTAAAACCACGTTTAGATGTCTCAAATAATGCCAAAGTTTTGCCTGTAAATGATTGGAGCGAGGAGGAGAATCAAGATTATTTGGTAGAACTGACAGAAACAGAAAAGGTTGAGAAGGGGATGGAATTTTTTGATCAGCAGCAGCagcaagaagaagaaggagaagaggaATTCTTGCAAGAGCACCAAGATTTGATAAACCAACTCAAGATAGAGCTAAGAAACTCGAGAACAGGAGGGCTTCCAACCgtacaagaagaagaagatgagggaGAGGCAGGATCCATGTGTCCCACAACGGTTGAAACTCTAAAACCTCTAAAAAAGGATCAAAATTTTGAACTCAAACAACATTTCAGAGAGATCCAAAAGGTGTACAAGACTTATACAGAGAAAATGCGAAAGCTTGACATCTCCAATATCCAAACAAATTACGCAATTG GTTTAGTTAAGTTGAAAGATCCAAATGGTTCAATGGATGGAAAGAAATCTGGTCTTAAATCTGTGTTTCCCCTCAAGTTAAGGCCAAGGAGAGGAGATGTTAAGGGCTGTCCAATATTAACGAGAGACTTAAAGAGGGACATGGAAATGGTGTATGTTGGACATCTTTGCCTTTCTTGGGAACTTCTGCATTGGCAGCACAGGAAAGCCACTGAGTTGCAACAGAATGACTCTCGAGAGGTTTCTCAGTTCACTCGAGTTGCCAATGAATTTCAACTCTTTTCCATCCTCATTCAAAGATTCATTGAAGATGAACAGTTTTGCGGCCCTCGAATCGACAACTATGCCAGAAACCGACTTTTCATCCGTAGTCTCCTTCAAGTTCCCGCCATAAGAG TGGATTGTGTAAATGACAAAAAGCAACGAGGCAAAGAAGATGAAAGTACCATCTCAACTGCAGCTCTAGTGTCAATCATTGAAGATTCAATGCAGGTTTTTCGGGAATTTCTACGCGCAGATAAATTCGTCAAGAATTCAACGATCAAGTGTGCTCAAGTACAACTTAATGCACAACGGATGATGATGGAAATAAGAAATG AAGGAGAGAAGGCTAAAAGAGATAATGAGAAGTGGGAATTGTATAGCAAAGAAGTTTAA